From Rudanella lutea DSM 19387, a single genomic window includes:
- a CDS encoding class I SAM-dependent DNA methyltransferase, whose protein sequence is MFDKKAEYEKMFRVEQQLWWYRILHGRVLAAIQKRYGTRQGLRILDAGCGTGGLLSYLRERGYTQTQGLDGSADAVAFCHERGLRVDQLNLLNLDTWQTDTSPEAFDVVVCDDVFCYFNDEQLSKLIGELARRVKPGGLLVTNNNAFNVFRGSHDLAVGSTRRFVRADIERLLPGSRLQTGYATYWSLLLSPLILAVRQWQNWQLRRGWQSADQPHSDVYLPSNWLNTLFYTLVRTEQVVLPRTPFGSSLFMVLKKEENEARK, encoded by the coding sequence ATGTTTGATAAAAAAGCTGAATACGAAAAAATGTTTCGGGTAGAGCAGCAGCTCTGGTGGTACCGCATTCTGCACGGACGCGTGCTGGCGGCTATTCAGAAACGCTACGGAACCCGGCAGGGTCTCCGAATTCTCGATGCCGGTTGCGGCACGGGAGGCTTACTCAGTTACCTGCGTGAGCGGGGCTATACCCAAACTCAGGGCCTCGACGGTTCGGCCGATGCGGTGGCTTTTTGCCACGAACGTGGCTTGCGCGTGGATCAACTGAACCTGCTCAATCTGGATACCTGGCAAACCGACACCTCGCCCGAAGCGTTTGATGTGGTGGTCTGCGACGATGTGTTCTGCTATTTCAACGATGAGCAACTGAGCAAACTCATTGGTGAGTTGGCCCGGCGGGTGAAACCCGGCGGCTTGCTGGTGACCAACAACAACGCATTTAACGTGTTTCGTGGGTCGCACGACCTGGCGGTGGGCAGCACCCGCCGGTTTGTTCGGGCCGATATTGAGCGGCTGTTGCCTGGCTCCCGGTTGCAGACCGGGTACGCAACTTACTGGAGTCTGTTGCTGTCGCCCCTGATTCTGGCCGTTCGGCAGTGGCAAAACTGGCAGTTGCGTCGGGGTTGGCAGTCGGCCGATCAGCCGCATTCCGATGTTTATTTGCCTTCCAACTGGCTGAATACCTTGTTTTACACCCTGGTTCGGACCGAACAGGTAGTGCTACCCCGAACCCCGTTTGGTAGTTCGCTGTTCATGGTGTTAAAAAAAGAGGAGAACGAAGCGAGAAAATAG
- a CDS encoding riboflavin synthase codes for MFTGIVETTGRVAAIQAEGTNLTFTIESSLTHELKVDQSVSHNGVCLTVTSVSGDAYTVTAVDETLKKTNLGGLQVGHRVNLERCMPANGRFDGHIVQGHVDQVGRCTNVQDMNGSWLFDFEYDADENGNVTVEKGSICINGVSLTVFNSEANSFRVTIIPYTFEHTTFRDLQAGDRVNLEFDIVGKYIKKMLAGYR; via the coding sequence ATGTTTACCGGAATTGTAGAAACTACCGGCCGCGTTGCCGCCATTCAGGCCGAGGGAACCAACCTCACCTTTACTATTGAGTCGTCGCTGACCCACGAGCTGAAAGTTGATCAGAGTGTAAGTCATAATGGCGTTTGCCTGACTGTAACGAGCGTAAGCGGAGACGCCTACACCGTGACGGCCGTCGACGAAACCCTCAAAAAAACGAATCTGGGAGGCTTGCAGGTTGGGCATCGGGTCAATCTGGAGCGGTGTATGCCTGCCAACGGCCGTTTCGATGGGCATATTGTGCAGGGGCATGTGGATCAGGTGGGTCGTTGTACCAACGTGCAGGATATGAACGGAAGCTGGCTGTTCGATTTTGAATACGATGCCGACGAAAACGGGAATGTGACCGTTGAAAAAGGGTCTATCTGCATCAATGGAGTTAGCCTGACGGTGTTCAACTCCGAAGCTAATTCATTCCGGGTGACCATTATTCCGTACACCTTTGAGCACACTACCTTCCGCGATCTGCAGGCTGGCGATCGGGTCAATCTGGAGTTCGATATCGTTGGGAAGTATATTAAAAAAATGTTGGCCGGGTATCGGTGA
- a CDS encoding PASTA domain-containing protein, producing the protein MAKISTSNKSDLLIHIGIIAALFIVLFLGFFFVYLPFSTNHGQAITVPDLSRMSLDELESYLDDRELRYEVSDCTFVAGAEPLTVYGQYPKAGAKVKEGRKIYITLIKQTAPTIPMPKLTDLTFRSAELSLRSVGLEVGQKTYVPDVAKNSVLKQFFNGREVAPGTPIAKGSKIDLHIGDGLGNTIFSVPDVVGMPLDEAKALIRGSDLQIGTIISVDDPEKEVGTIVRQRPEANRGERIRVGETVDLWVVGPVEQEDTP; encoded by the coding sequence ATGGCTAAAATCAGCACCAGTAATAAATCCGACCTGCTGATTCATATTGGCATTATCGCTGCCCTGTTTATCGTCCTGTTTTTAGGCTTTTTCTTTGTGTATCTGCCCTTCTCTACCAACCATGGGCAGGCTATTACGGTACCCGATCTGTCGCGGATGAGCCTCGACGAACTGGAGTCGTATCTGGACGACCGTGAGCTGCGGTATGAGGTAAGCGACTGCACATTTGTAGCCGGTGCTGAGCCGCTCACCGTGTACGGCCAATACCCTAAAGCCGGTGCCAAAGTGAAAGAGGGTCGTAAAATTTACATCACCCTGATTAAACAAACGGCGCCAACGATTCCGATGCCGAAGCTGACAGATCTGACGTTCCGAAGCGCCGAACTGTCGCTGCGCTCGGTGGGGCTTGAGGTAGGCCAGAAAACCTACGTGCCCGACGTGGCCAAAAACTCGGTGCTCAAACAGTTTTTCAACGGGCGCGAAGTCGCCCCCGGTACCCCCATCGCCAAAGGATCAAAAATTGACCTGCATATTGGAGATGGATTGGGCAATACAATTTTTAGCGTTCCCGACGTTGTTGGTATGCCCCTCGACGAGGCTAAGGCTCTGATTCGTGGGTCTGACCTGCAAATTGGCACGATTATTTCCGTTGACGATCCCGAAAAAGAAGTTGGCACCATTGTACGGCAGCGGCCCGAAGCCAACCGGGGCGAACGGATTCGGGTTGGTGAAACAGTTGACCTGTGGGTCGTGGGGCCGGTTGAACAAGAGGACACACCGTAG
- a CDS encoding T9SS type A sorting domain-containing protein: MQFTSIVLSIFRNLAGPLRGGRGFFVCLGLLLAALNGRAQSGGALPIPFFDDFSTIAVGGQPDPRLWVPGSGVYINNTMPINQPSVNVATFDGLRANGQPYELSNVLAQGYTDTLTSQPINLAGLAPRDSVYLSFFWQVQGLGDLPDLGGGATVPGDSLKLEFLNANRVWETVWFRVGGRPNLNFPQAFVAIREARFLHGAFQFRFRAFGRQSGPYDSWSIDYLFLNKGRSSTDRFIKDITTRQAIGPSFLKRYTAMPLSQYLVNPAAETADSISTDITNQFNLFNFTSFRFTNTDLLTGRVVQTFQQASPDLVPSLASQRKSVRLTPLTGAESAKRVVLRHKFDFLTTDDQNPSIPTVNLRRNDTISAVTVLDNYYAYDDGTAEYAVQIGRLERVAVRFVLNKPDVMTGVLASMVPFGIDQTNQRFIVTVYENSNGRPGRELKTQGFAIQNAPSRNGFVAFNFDRGVPVRDTIYVGWQQISSESNALVRMGIDKNSPFGNQIFYRNSPGAQWEGNLAGSSGRGIQGALMLRAVVGGELTPVVTGTPEDENQPALQVYPNPTTGLVRWDNERIDRIEVLDLNGRLVQDIVPARGQKSAQLRNLPTGLYLFRLSDGQRTDVQRVVVTQ; encoded by the coding sequence ATGCAGTTCACATCTATCGTTTTATCGATATTCCGAAACCTTGCCGGCCCCTTGCGGGGTGGGCGAGGTTTCTTTGTTTGTTTGGGCCTGTTGCTGGCTGCTCTGAACGGTCGGGCGCAGTCGGGTGGGGCGTTACCCATTCCGTTTTTCGATGACTTTTCGACCATTGCTGTGGGTGGCCAACCCGACCCGCGCCTGTGGGTGCCGGGTAGTGGGGTGTACATCAACAACACCATGCCGATCAATCAGCCGTCGGTCAACGTGGCTACGTTTGATGGGCTCCGGGCCAATGGACAACCCTACGAGCTGAGCAATGTGTTGGCGCAGGGGTACACCGATACGCTTACGTCGCAACCCATCAACCTGGCCGGCCTGGCCCCCCGCGATTCGGTGTATCTGAGTTTTTTCTGGCAGGTTCAGGGCCTGGGCGATTTGCCCGACCTGGGGGGTGGTGCTACCGTGCCCGGCGATTCGCTCAAGCTGGAGTTCCTCAACGCAAACCGGGTCTGGGAAACGGTCTGGTTTCGGGTAGGAGGGCGGCCAAACCTGAACTTCCCGCAGGCATTTGTGGCCATTCGCGAGGCCCGTTTCCTGCACGGAGCCTTTCAGTTCCGGTTCCGTGCATTCGGGCGGCAGTCGGGGCCGTACGATAGCTGGAGTATCGACTACCTGTTTCTGAACAAAGGGCGTTCGAGCACCGACCGGTTTATCAAAGACATCACCACCCGGCAGGCTATTGGCCCCTCGTTTCTGAAACGGTACACCGCCATGCCGCTGAGTCAGTATCTGGTGAACCCGGCCGCCGAAACCGCCGACTCGATCAGTACCGACATTACCAATCAGTTCAATCTGTTCAACTTTACGTCGTTTCGCTTTACAAACACCGATTTGCTGACAGGCCGGGTAGTACAGACGTTTCAGCAGGCGTCGCCCGATTTGGTGCCCTCGCTGGCGTCGCAGCGGAAGTCGGTTCGGCTGACGCCCCTAACCGGGGCCGAGAGTGCCAAACGGGTGGTGCTTCGGCACAAGTTTGATTTTCTGACTACCGACGATCAGAACCCCTCCATCCCGACGGTTAACCTCCGGCGGAATGATACCATTTCGGCGGTCACGGTGCTGGACAATTATTACGCCTACGACGACGGTACCGCCGAATACGCTGTGCAGATTGGGCGACTCGAACGGGTGGCCGTTCGGTTTGTGCTGAACAAACCCGATGTAATGACCGGCGTATTGGCGTCAATGGTACCTTTCGGGATCGATCAGACGAATCAGCGGTTCATTGTCACCGTGTACGAAAACAGCAACGGCCGACCGGGCCGCGAGCTGAAAACGCAGGGCTTTGCCATTCAGAATGCCCCCAGCCGCAACGGGTTTGTGGCATTCAACTTTGACCGGGGTGTGCCGGTCAGAGATACAATTTACGTAGGCTGGCAGCAGATTAGCAGCGAAAGTAATGCCCTGGTTCGGATGGGTATTGATAAAAACAGCCCGTTTGGTAACCAGATTTTTTACCGCAATTCGCCCGGTGCGCAATGGGAAGGCAACCTTGCCGGCTCGTCGGGGCGGGGTATTCAGGGCGCTCTGATGCTGCGGGCTGTGGTGGGTGGTGAGCTGACCCCCGTGGTGACCGGTACCCCCGAGGACGAAAATCAGCCCGCACTTCAGGTCTATCCGAACCCAACTACAGGCCTTGTTCGTTGGGATAATGAGCGAATCGACCGGATTGAGGTGCTCGACCTGAATGGCCGTTTGGTGCAGGATATTGTACCAGCACGCGGGCAGAAATCGGCCCAGTTGCGTAACTTGCCCACGGGGCTGTACCTGTTCCGCCTGTCGGACGGACAACGGACAGACGTGCAGCGGGTGGTAGTGACTCAATAA
- a CDS encoding rhodanese-like domain-containing protein produces MDITVQELKERLENGEKLNLFDVREPNEYEQDNIGATLIPLGELPFRMDELDGLQDEEVIVHCRSGARSARAQQLLEENGFTNVRNLVGGILEYRK; encoded by the coding sequence ATGGATATTACCGTACAGGAGTTGAAGGAGCGACTCGAAAACGGCGAAAAGCTGAACCTCTTCGACGTTCGGGAGCCTAACGAGTACGAGCAGGACAACATCGGTGCAACGCTTATCCCGCTGGGTGAACTGCCCTTCCGGATGGACGAACTCGACGGGTTGCAGGATGAAGAAGTGATTGTACATTGCCGTTCGGGTGCCCGGAGTGCACGGGCGCAGCAACTGCTCGAAGAAAACGGCTTTACCAATGTCCGCAACCTGGTTGGGGGCATATTGGAATACCGCAAATAG
- a CDS encoding aminopeptidase, translating to MVKKIGIIVLAVLVGLAIWQRELVSYGWMQARGQVRIIANTEPVETVLANPAVPDSVKRKIELIQEIKRFAFDSVGLNPSESYSTYYDQGGKPILWVITAAPPYELKAKEWSFPVLGTFSYKGFFEKERADSAVAQLKRSGYDTRLGEVSAWSTLGFLKDPILSSMTERDPGSLAELIIHELTHGTLFVKNSLEYNENLADFVGEYGALRFLAQHYGSDSREYTEYLASKAFSDRYDEHVLRGARKLDSLYRSFKPAMPIEVKEERKWAMIGEIVQSVDTLSGQPLRKKRRWSKLNLPNNAYFVGYLTYRKQQNQFRQEFKGRFGGNFGRYLTYLKQTYPSL from the coding sequence ATGGTCAAAAAAATAGGAATCATTGTGCTTGCAGTCTTGGTAGGGCTGGCAATCTGGCAACGCGAACTGGTCAGCTACGGCTGGATGCAGGCTCGGGGACAGGTCCGAATTATCGCTAATACAGAACCGGTTGAGACGGTGTTGGCCAACCCCGCTGTACCCGACTCGGTGAAGCGAAAAATAGAACTTATACAAGAAATCAAGCGTTTTGCATTCGACTCGGTTGGGCTGAATCCGTCGGAAAGTTATTCGACGTATTACGATCAGGGTGGGAAGCCAATCCTGTGGGTTATTACGGCAGCTCCGCCGTACGAGTTAAAAGCAAAAGAATGGTCTTTCCCCGTTTTAGGCACTTTTTCATATAAAGGGTTCTTTGAAAAGGAGCGTGCTGATTCGGCCGTTGCCCAACTGAAGCGAAGCGGGTATGACACCCGGTTAGGGGAAGTTTCGGCCTGGTCGACGTTAGGATTTTTGAAAGATCCGATCTTGTCGAGCATGACCGAGCGGGATCCCGGAAGCCTGGCTGAGTTGATTATTCATGAGCTCACACACGGCACGTTGTTTGTAAAGAATAGTTTGGAGTACAACGAAAATTTAGCCGATTTTGTGGGCGAGTACGGAGCGCTACGGTTTCTGGCGCAGCATTACGGATCGGACAGCCGGGAGTACACGGAGTATCTGGCGTCAAAAGCGTTCTCCGACCGGTACGATGAACACGTGCTGCGGGGGGCCAGAAAATTGGATAGTTTGTACCGGTCGTTTAAACCTGCTATGCCGATAGAGGTCAAAGAAGAACGGAAGTGGGCGATGATCGGTGAGATTGTTCAATCGGTTGACACCCTAAGTGGGCAACCGCTTAGGAAAAAGCGGAGATGGAGCAAACTAAACCTACCCAACAATGCGTATTTTGTTGGATACCTTACGTATCGAAAACAACAAAACCAGTTCCGGCAGGAATTTAAGGGGCGGTTTGGCGGTAACTTTGGGCGTTATCTGACCTATTTAAAACAAACCTATCCGTCGCTCTAA
- a CDS encoding DUF3108 domain-containing protein, whose product MKKVLAGISLAAVVAFGFVNAYDGNLNTYRRVVNNSFGPGEHIEYRVHYGFVNAAEAVVDVAPGLYKVNDRACYKVDVKGRTIGAFDLVTRVRDTWRSYIDTAAILPQRFYSNIQENRYRKEENVTFNHFSNTVKAEERTERDVFKVPDNVHDVVSSYYFLRTIDFNRMPVGQIVEVPAFYDETVYNFKVRYRGKETIKTKFGKINVIRLNPVMPANGFFKDEESIKIWVSDDANKVPMKVEVELAIGSLDMDIKRFDGLKQPPRFH is encoded by the coding sequence ATGAAAAAGGTATTGGCAGGGATAAGTTTGGCCGCTGTTGTCGCGTTTGGGTTTGTAAACGCGTACGATGGTAATCTGAACACCTACCGGCGTGTGGTCAACAACAGCTTTGGGCCGGGCGAACATATTGAATACCGGGTTCATTATGGCTTTGTCAACGCGGCCGAAGCCGTGGTGGACGTGGCTCCTGGGCTATACAAAGTAAATGATCGGGCCTGCTACAAAGTGGATGTAAAAGGCCGTACCATCGGCGCTTTTGACCTGGTGACGCGGGTGCGTGATACCTGGCGCTCGTACATCGACACGGCCGCTATTTTGCCGCAGCGTTTTTATAGCAACATTCAGGAAAACCGGTATCGGAAAGAAGAAAACGTTACGTTCAACCACTTTTCCAATACCGTGAAGGCTGAGGAACGGACTGAGCGGGATGTCTTTAAAGTGCCTGATAATGTGCACGATGTGGTAAGTAGCTACTATTTTCTGCGCACGATCGACTTCAACCGAATGCCGGTCGGTCAGATTGTCGAAGTGCCCGCCTTTTACGACGAAACCGTGTACAACTTCAAAGTCCGGTATCGGGGCAAAGAGACGATCAAGACCAAGTTCGGTAAGATTAATGTCATTCGGCTGAACCCGGTAATGCCGGCCAACGGCTTTTTTAAAGACGAGGAGTCAATCAAAATTTGGGTTTCGGACGATGCCAACAAGGTGCCTATGAAAGTAGAGGTTGAGCTGGCAATTGGCTCCCTCGATATGGATATCAAGCGATTCGACGGCCTGAAGCAGCCCCCCAGATTTCACTAA
- a CDS encoding GNAT family N-acetyltransferase has translation MKHTANIVRTCRAEIDDTHWNHCVDRSASGSFYGYSWYLDAVTGLPGWKWEGLILRTELGAYKAVMPVPLRRKYGFWVVHQPLFCQFLGIYGQQQTPTIIDQFAKVLLAEYRYGSILHLQLPVMGSCFTQKPFQVRQCHTHLLPLQRPYPDLYTKYAPDTRRHLRQAKAAGWAVEASTELTPLLELFKTNHAATIPGGVGDWAYDGLKNVVQGLQKRGLVTIRYALRDGKPEAGVLFAHTDNRAVYLFNAASRVGRKHHARTLLIDQWIHEMSGRMSYEFDFESPEKESIARFYQKFGATPSTYLALRWSRLPLLSRSILRLKKWFQRVYRAKPGAISEIWGAASGRRIA, from the coding sequence TTGAAACACACAGCCAATATTGTTCGTACCTGCAGAGCGGAGATAGACGATACGCACTGGAACCATTGCGTAGATCGCTCAGCTTCGGGTTCCTTTTATGGGTACAGCTGGTATCTTGATGCCGTTACAGGCTTGCCGGGCTGGAAATGGGAAGGTCTCATTTTGCGAACCGAATTGGGTGCTTATAAGGCCGTAATGCCTGTTCCGCTCCGTCGGAAATACGGATTCTGGGTGGTACACCAGCCCCTTTTCTGCCAGTTTTTGGGTATTTATGGGCAACAGCAAACACCTACCATTATCGATCAGTTTGCTAAGGTACTGCTCGCCGAATACCGTTACGGTTCCATCCTGCATCTGCAACTTCCCGTAATGGGGTCGTGCTTTACTCAGAAGCCTTTTCAGGTTCGCCAATGTCACACGCACCTCTTGCCCCTGCAACGCCCTTACCCTGATCTATATACAAAATACGCACCCGACACGCGCCGACACCTGCGCCAGGCGAAAGCCGCCGGATGGGCTGTAGAGGCATCAACCGAACTGACGCCTTTGCTGGAGTTATTTAAAACGAATCATGCGGCTACCATTCCAGGTGGCGTAGGTGACTGGGCGTACGATGGTCTCAAAAATGTCGTACAGGGACTTCAGAAACGAGGACTGGTTACCATTCGCTACGCATTACGTGACGGAAAGCCCGAAGCGGGCGTCTTGTTTGCGCATACTGACAACCGGGCGGTGTACTTGTTCAATGCGGCTTCGCGGGTGGGCCGAAAACACCACGCCCGGACCCTCCTGATCGATCAATGGATACACGAAATGTCCGGGCGTATGTCGTATGAATTTGATTTTGAGAGCCCCGAAAAGGAGTCAATAGCGCGTTTTTATCAGAAGTTTGGTGCAACTCCCTCCACCTATTTAGCACTCCGCTGGAGTCGACTACCGCTACTATCTCGGAGCATCCTAAGGCTAAAAAAGTGGTTTCAGCGGGTTTACCGAGCCAAACCTGGAGCGATTAGTGAAATCTGGGGGGCTGCTTCAGGCCGTCGAATCGCTTGA
- the dnaA gene encoding chromosomal replication initiator protein DnaA, whose translation MQREVTMVWNRCLQVIREIVPEQSFNTWFEPIIPLRLQGNVLTIQVPSQFFYEWLEENFVHALRRALDASIGRDGQLEYSIIVDQGNERNRPLAVQMPTTKSPQNAKPDNVNPDILRSPFQLKNLDSMDLDSYLNPTYAFDNYVEGDCNRLARSAGFAVAQRPGVTAFNPLMIYGGVGLGKTHLVQAIGNYIKNNYGDKFVLYVTSEKFTNQFLNAIKTDTLRDFTQFYMQVDVLVIDDVQFLQKKEKTQEIFFHIFNHLHQSGKQIILTSDRAPRNLDGLEDRLLSRFKWGLTADLQTPDLETRIAIMQKKLQAEGVYIDDNVIEYLAHSINTNVRELEGVIVSLMAQASLTRREIDLDLAKQTLRNIVVDSDKEVTIDTVQEMVAEFFNVTVADLKAKSRKRELVYPRQVAMYIAKEKTDLSLKSIGYHFGGRDHSTVIHAIQTINDLMTEKPETRDAVTKLRGYFK comes from the coding sequence ATGCAGCGCGAAGTGACGATGGTATGGAACCGATGCCTACAGGTAATCCGCGAGATTGTACCTGAGCAAAGTTTTAATACCTGGTTTGAGCCAATTATTCCGCTTCGTTTGCAAGGTAACGTTCTGACGATTCAGGTACCCAGCCAGTTTTTCTACGAATGGCTGGAAGAAAACTTTGTACACGCCCTGCGCCGGGCCCTGGATGCAAGCATCGGCCGCGACGGGCAGCTGGAGTACAGTATAATTGTGGATCAGGGCAACGAACGCAACCGCCCCCTTGCGGTGCAGATGCCCACCACCAAGTCGCCCCAAAATGCCAAACCCGACAACGTCAACCCCGACATTCTGCGGAGCCCCTTTCAGCTGAAGAATCTGGACTCGATGGATCTGGATTCGTACCTGAACCCGACCTACGCGTTTGACAATTACGTGGAGGGCGACTGTAACCGACTGGCCCGTTCGGCAGGGTTTGCGGTGGCCCAACGGCCGGGGGTAACGGCCTTCAACCCGCTGATGATTTACGGCGGGGTGGGCTTAGGCAAAACGCACCTTGTGCAGGCTATTGGCAACTATATCAAGAATAACTATGGGGATAAATTTGTCCTGTATGTTACCTCGGAGAAGTTTACCAATCAGTTCCTCAACGCGATCAAAACCGACACCCTGCGCGATTTTACGCAGTTTTACATGCAGGTAGACGTGCTGGTGATTGATGACGTGCAGTTTCTCCAGAAAAAAGAGAAAACGCAGGAGATCTTCTTCCATATCTTCAACCACCTGCACCAGTCGGGGAAGCAGATCATTCTGACTTCCGACCGGGCGCCCCGGAACCTCGACGGCCTCGAAGACCGTCTGTTGTCGCGCTTCAAATGGGGCCTCACCGCCGATCTGCAGACGCCCGACCTGGAAACCCGGATTGCCATTATGCAGAAGAAGCTACAGGCCGAAGGGGTTTACATTGACGACAACGTAATTGAGTATCTGGCCCACAGCATCAACACCAACGTGCGCGAGCTGGAAGGGGTTATCGTGTCGTTGATGGCGCAGGCTTCGCTCACACGCCGGGAGATCGATCTCGATCTGGCTAAGCAAACCCTGCGCAATATTGTGGTCGACTCCGATAAGGAGGTGACCATCGATACGGTGCAGGAAATGGTGGCCGAGTTTTTCAACGTGACCGTCGCCGACCTGAAAGCCAAGAGCCGCAAGCGTGAACTGGTGTATCCCCGGCAGGTGGCCATGTACATCGCCAAAGAGAAGACCGATCTCTCACTCAAGTCAATTGGGTATCATTTTGGTGGCCGTGACCACAGCACGGTGATTCACGCCATTCAGACCATCAACGATCTGATGACCGAAAAGCCCGAAACCCGCGACGCGGTCACTAAACTGAGAGGCTATTTCAAGTAA
- a CDS encoding methylmalonyl-CoA mutase family protein: MNPPSSALFSGSSQADWIAQVGKDLKDPNAYETLRWRIETSVSAEGIVVEPFYTRDGLSDVPQQTIQAAQKPEPGWLNTPVFHLTGDAKADNKAIIEQLSSGADALILASSRAEDVAKADPSQLSRLLNGIKLSETPLFFRTALPAADLLKALQQVAPYQLKGGLLSHLDSGTAEATRLSADSPQFRTVCVSGLDFHTAGATATQELAFLLARLVDTYDTLTEQGLTPAQLGPKTILSVAVGTSYFLEIAKLRALRVLWARVGAAYGISVPAFVHAQTSAFYESTATPYTNLLRATTEAMSATVGGCDLLTVRPYNALTHSSDVFGGRIARNVSLLLTEESYFNRVADPSAGSYYIEKITHQLTEAAWQLFLDVEAKGGLAKAADWVKAEIEAAYNARVEAVAQGKVLVGVNKFRFDEGVQADKPVVAQPSGEGLPVRRLAESFE; the protein is encoded by the coding sequence ATGAACCCACCAAGCAGCGCGCTTTTTTCGGGTAGTTCACAAGCCGACTGGATCGCACAGGTTGGCAAAGACCTTAAAGATCCGAATGCCTACGAAACGCTTCGGTGGCGTATCGAAACGTCGGTATCGGCCGAGGGAATTGTCGTTGAACCGTTCTACACCCGCGACGGACTCAGCGATGTGCCACAACAAACCATACAGGCCGCACAGAAACCTGAGCCGGGTTGGCTCAACACCCCGGTGTTTCACTTGACCGGCGATGCGAAAGCCGACAATAAAGCCATCATTGAGCAACTGAGTAGTGGAGCCGATGCGCTTATTCTGGCATCGAGCCGGGCCGAGGACGTGGCTAAAGCAGACCCAAGCCAATTGAGCCGATTGCTGAACGGAATCAAACTGAGCGAAACGCCCTTGTTTTTTAGGACGGCGTTACCCGCGGCCGATTTGCTAAAGGCGTTGCAACAGGTAGCGCCATATCAGCTAAAAGGTGGTCTCCTGAGTCATCTTGATTCAGGCACGGCGGAGGCCACCCGGCTATCGGCCGATTCGCCCCAGTTTCGAACGGTATGTGTGTCCGGTCTCGATTTTCATACTGCCGGGGCCACGGCCACGCAGGAACTGGCGTTTCTGCTGGCCCGTTTGGTCGACACCTACGACACGCTGACCGAGCAGGGCCTGACACCAGCGCAACTCGGCCCGAAAACAATACTGTCTGTAGCCGTGGGCACCAGTTACTTTCTGGAAATTGCCAAACTACGGGCGCTGCGAGTGCTTTGGGCGCGCGTTGGGGCGGCATATGGCATTTCGGTTCCGGCGTTTGTTCACGCGCAGACGTCCGCATTTTACGAATCAACGGCAACGCCCTACACCAACCTGCTCCGGGCAACTACCGAAGCCATGTCGGCTACAGTGGGCGGTTGCGATTTGCTCACGGTGCGCCCTTACAATGCACTGACCCATTCTTCCGACGTATTTGGGGGGCGAATTGCGCGTAATGTGTCGTTGCTACTGACCGAAGAAAGCTATTTCAATCGTGTAGCCGACCCGTCGGCCGGGAGTTATTACATCGAAAAAATTACACACCAACTGACCGAGGCCGCCTGGCAGTTGTTTCTGGACGTGGAAGCCAAAGGTGGGCTTGCCAAAGCGGCTGATTGGGTAAAGGCCGAAATTGAGGCAGCATACAACGCCCGTGTCGAAGCCGTAGCGCAGGGTAAGGTGCTGGTAGGCGTCAACAAGTTCCGGTTCGATGAGGGTGTTCAGGCCGATAA